One part of the Paenibacillus silvisoli genome encodes these proteins:
- the spoIIP gene encoding stage II sporulation protein P, with amino-acid sequence MMKRTIIALLTLLFVLSLFLPSSYAAPTTIKLYLDGQKLSTAVAPRLVKQTTMVPIRVIAEGLGADVTWNKKSQIATISKAQTTIVLPINGTYAILGGKTVRLEQPPIVNNGVTLLPIRFVAENLGLVVKWDAAAYAVSLWRSNSGVSGSDPAADPSVPVIPPDQYPALQSIQMANDQFTVSTDGSFSPIVSTLTNPDRLVVDLPGVTFNGPISKPAGNAVGEVASLSPGNPFISAIRYIMKDSDSSTIRVVADLKQKPNYQIQNTGDSSKLVIRFEPAPAAAPGSKSAVYIYQSHNRESWIPELPGITNPDLAYNATTNVSMLGARLAGVLQAMGAEVYHTSYDYNSIYGSQFNYAKSYVYSGKSIANQLASHPQIKYLFDIHRDTSPRIETTVNVRGTSYAKLYFVIGLENPNWKQNDAFAKKLQALVTAQYPGLSRGIYYKDSSVGNGWYNQNYSSASALIEVGGTANTLAESNRTMDILAQAINQIRLSGK; translated from the coding sequence ATGATGAAAAGAACGATTATTGCATTGCTGACGCTATTGTTCGTACTCTCGTTATTTCTTCCGTCTTCCTATGCGGCGCCAACGACGATCAAATTGTATCTGGACGGGCAAAAGCTAAGCACCGCCGTGGCCCCCCGTTTGGTCAAACAAACAACGATGGTGCCGATTCGCGTCATTGCGGAAGGCTTGGGCGCTGACGTTACATGGAATAAGAAGAGTCAGATCGCAACCATTTCCAAAGCTCAGACAACCATCGTGCTGCCGATCAACGGTACCTATGCCATTCTAGGCGGAAAAACGGTCCGTCTGGAGCAGCCGCCAATCGTCAATAATGGCGTCACGCTGCTCCCCATTCGTTTCGTTGCCGAAAATCTAGGTCTCGTCGTGAAGTGGGATGCCGCTGCTTACGCGGTCAGTTTATGGAGATCGAATAGCGGCGTATCCGGCAGCGACCCTGCCGCCGATCCGAGCGTGCCCGTAATTCCTCCGGATCAATATCCGGCGCTGCAATCGATTCAAATGGCAAACGATCAATTCACGGTATCGACCGACGGGAGCTTCTCTCCTATCGTTTCGACCTTAACGAATCCGGACCGTCTGGTCGTCGATTTGCCGGGCGTCACGTTTAATGGGCCTATTAGCAAGCCGGCCGGGAACGCCGTGGGTGAAGTAGCGAGCCTTTCTCCCGGCAATCCGTTTATTTCGGCCATCCGTTATATCATGAAAGACTCGGACTCGTCGACCATTCGAGTCGTCGCGGATTTGAAGCAGAAACCGAATTATCAAATCCAGAACACGGGCGACTCATCCAAGCTGGTCATTCGGTTTGAGCCGGCGCCGGCTGCAGCTCCAGGCTCGAAGTCGGCGGTCTATATTTACCAATCGCATAATCGGGAGTCGTGGATCCCCGAATTGCCCGGTATTACGAATCCCGATCTCGCGTACAATGCGACGACGAATGTCTCCATGTTAGGGGCACGGTTGGCAGGTGTTCTCCAAGCGATGGGAGCCGAGGTGTACCATACATCCTACGACTACAACTCGATTTACGGAAGTCAATTCAATTACGCGAAATCATACGTTTATTCGGGAAAATCGATTGCCAATCAATTGGCCTCGCATCCGCAAATCAAATACTTATTCGATATTCATCGCGATACGAGTCCCCGAATCGAGACGACAGTCAATGTTCGCGGCACGAGCTACGCCAAATTATATTTCGTGATCGGGCTCGAAAATCCGAATTGGAAGCAGAACGATGCCTTCGCCAAAAAACTGCAAGCGCTGGTCACGGCCCAATACCCGGGTCTGTCCAGAGGGATCTACTACAAAGATAGCAGCGTCGGCAACGGGTGGTACAATCAGAACTACTCGTCTGCCAGCGCGTTGATCGAAGTCGGCGGAACGGCAAATACGCTTGCGGAATCGAATCGAACGATGGATATTTTGGCTCAAGCCATCAACCAAATCCGGTTGAGCGGGAAATGA